Within the Salarias fasciatus chromosome 2, fSalaFa1.1, whole genome shotgun sequence genome, the region CTAAATTAAGCAGccttaattttttaaaatcctttttggGTGCGTCCCAGTTCAACATTTGCTCCCTGCTGTGACCACACCCTGACAGTTCTCTGGATCTGGCCCCGGTCCCAGTGAGAACACAGGAAATGGAGACGTGAATTACTCTGAAGAGGAGACAATGGCGCCGTTTGCCTTGTTATGACATGAATGAGGAAGCTGTCGGTTTCGTACCTGCTCTCCGTGGTGCGAGTCTCCTTTGAGCCCGCTTCTTCCTTTGCCAGTGCTGGCTCATCATTCCTAGTGCTGGAGGAGAAATTAGCTCTGTTATCACATGGCATATTGTTCAGGCCAACATTCCGTGCcagagtttttttctctcttttttaacatttatgctgcatttcttttttcacatgaaaatacCTGGAGGATTCTGTGTCGAAAGAAATAAGGGTGTCCGACAAGGCAGCGAGTGTGTCAACACCGgagctgtgtaaaaaaaaaaaaagaaaaaaaaaaagaatagatgGATGACAAACGTGAAATTCCAGGTCAGCTTTCAATCACACAAGTGAAAGAATGAGAGCAAACATACCACAGACACGAACAAAGGCAAGTCGCATGAAAGCGTTTTAAACTTTTGGAAAATTTTCTCAtatcattaaaactgaaaaatgtatttaaattgaaaagaaacaaatatatctgctgaaaagtgaaacaaaaattAAACTCTGACCTTGGTTTTGAAGACGGCTTCCACTCAGAAGCAGGTTTCGGCTCATATTTAGACTCAGGCTTAGGCTCTGTGTTCACTGTGATTGCAGTTGTAGTTGACAATGGTGTACGTGCCACTGGGGTAGGGGATATTGGGGTAGGGGATATTGGGGTAGGGGATACTGGCGTACGAGCCACTGGGGCAGGTGATATTGGGGCAGGTGATATTGGGGTAGGGGATATTGGGGTAGGGGATACTGGCGTACGAGCCACTGGGGCAGGTGATATTGGATTAGGTGATATTGGGGTAGGGGATATTGGCGTACGAGCCACTGGGGCAGGTGATATTGGATTAGGTGATATTGGGGTAGGGGATACTGCTGCTGGTGCCACTGGAGCAGGTGATTTTGGGGCAGGTGCTACTCTGGTAGGTGATATTGGCGTGCGTGCCACCGGGGCAGGTGCTACTGGGGCCGGTACCACTGGGGCAGGTGCCAGTGGGGCAGGAGATGCTGCAGGGGGAGACACCGCAGGCCGCAGCGCCGGTGCTGCTGGTTCCGAATCATCTGCATCATCTGAATCGTCGGGAGTGGGTTTCGGAGGAGGCCATTTTGGCAGTTTTGATGGCAGGGTATGGTCAATCGGTAATTTGTCAGCTTCTCGGGAAACGTCTGAAACCTCAGACGCTGCCTTTGAAGAAGCAGCTTCAATGCACTCTGCGATCAGTTCGGGGAGGGGAGTGGCCACCTTGGTGCTCCCTGGTTTCGCGTCTTCAAACAGGTCCTTATTGCTAACGGATGCCGGGGGAGGGGCTTCCTTCACGGGGGCCGGCGTGACCGCAGGCAGCTTGGGCGCCACCGGCTCAGTAACAGTAACATCAACAGCTGTCTTGGCGCTGGTGTTGACTCTGCAAATTACACAAATAATAGATCAAGCTGAAGGGACAGAAATGTCTCACAAGAAGGTATAATGTGAACGCGGCTCAGGACTGACGTCTTCCACGGGCTGGGCTCCGGCGCCGAGGCAGCAGATGCGGCGGGAACGACGGGGGACGGCTGCACGGCGCTGACAGGCGCGTTCTCATCTTCATCAGTAATCTCCACCCTGCGCATGAGCATACAGACACGCATGAGCACAGGTGTGAATGAAACACAAAGCGACTGGCCCACACTTAATAACAATACATTTTACAGGAAAgcgaaaaacaaagaaacaaacaggtaaaaggaaaaaaagcaggtatagatcagttaaaaacaaagagacaaacaggTAAGAGTAGTTAAATATTAAAAGCTAGTAAAACTAAAGCTGCTAAAACCACTCGGGGGTTAGTCTTGTTTTTGCTTCACGGTCACAAGAAGCACTCACCTTGTAGCCACAAATGACACAGTGTTGTTGACCACTGTTGTGTCAGGTGGTTGAGATCTGAAGATATTCAGCACAGAGAAGTATCTCCATGAATTCTCAATTTTACGATGGCAAAACAGCACATCTTTGTAACGTGtgggaagcttttttttttttttctcaaatcttTAGCTCAGTTCACAGAAACAGGTTGAAAAGACGTGATGAGCATCAGAAGAGCCACATCAAGACATACGTACTCAAACTTCTTGGCGGCGGAGAGCACATAAGACCGCTGCCTCGCCGAGGATTTCCTCAGAACATTACTGGCCGCCTCCGTCCTGCAAAACGATTCATTATGATGTTAATGTGATCTCTTTACCGTGTGCGTGAGTGGAGACTGCGGGGAGGAATCGTACCGTTTCTCCTGCTCCTCGGAGCTCAGCTGGCCCGCCTGGTTCTCTGAGGTGGGCCTCACGGTGTGCGGCGCTCTGAGGGAACACaagcacccacacacacctcgtGAAGACACAATCGCACACGGCTGCCAGCAGTTAAAGGGAAAACCTGATTTTTGTGCGCACTCACATTCTTTTGTAGCTGTCTGAAGGCTTTTTGTTGAATTGTGTTGTTTGGCTGTAATGAGACAAAGATTAGATTAATGTGCCCGAGAAAGATGAGACGTCTCCTGTCAGTCAGGGAAGAGACGCTCCTACCTGAAGCCATTAGAAGTAGGAGCTGTAACAGACTTGTCTGGTTGAGTGAAGACACCTCTGGAgagtaaaaacaaattaaattgaGTCAATTTGTTTCACTTGTGTAACTTAGTTTATTTTACATGTAGTGACATTTTTCAGTCCTCACACATCCAAATATGCCTATAGGTCTATGATTAGTAGCAAAAAGGTATTGACATGATCTTCCAAGGTAAAAATGAGCTAATTAAACTGTATTTTATAATTAAATTTCACTGTAGTTGTTAACTACAATAAAGACAGACAACAGATATTTCAGTTCAGTGCAGGTGCAGCAACAGGTTTGTGCCTTTGcttaaaaagagaaacatttatTGGGAATTGACTTTAGTGAAAACAGTCGGTCGTCATTGTATTCAGTCAGCATTCTAGATCAGGAAGGTTAAAACAGGATACATAAGTAAAAAGAGGTTAGAGAAAGACTCCTGCTGTGGTCCTGAAGGCAGTGCTAATCACTTCTGGCATGTCTTACCTGGTCCTGTATCCCGGAGCTGTTGCTCTACATTCAAGACAGAGATTCAATAGCAGCTCAAAATGTGTGTCAAAGTGGTTTGATGTGTGAGATTCACTcgtgacataaaaaaaaaaaaaaaagaaagaaagaaaccttgTGTTTACCTTTCAGTTTCAGGCTTAGCGGCtatgggtgggggggtggattTAACCGGTGAGGTAACAGGACTGGTCTCAGTGGGAGCTCCGTTCGCACGGCGGGCTCTCACTTCTGCCAACCTGCATGGAAGCAGAAGAACCTGGTTTGATCTCTTCGTGTGAACAACGTGCTCCTGAGCTGGCCGAAAGAGGAGGTTTACCACGGTTTCTCCTCCTGAGGCTCGCCCTCGGTTTCTCTGGGGGTCTTGCACCAGCTGTTGTCTCCCTTCAGCTTGGTCCGGACTTGGGTGGAACGAACCACAGTCGCTCTGTCTGCctctaaaacacaaacacgtgCATCTCAACCAACCCACGCGGCACCGGGGACATAATGCACTCTGTAGGCTGCATCATAATGACATCCTAATCAGTGTCTGCTTGATAGCACGCAAGATATACAATCCCCTTTAGGCTGACGCACGCTATGTAATCCACCTCTTGTATTTGGCATTTAATCATGCCAGTGACAATTTAGAGTCATCATCCAGGCGCAGAGGCGTGATACCA harbors:
- the znf185 gene encoding zinc finger protein 185 isoform X4 gives rise to the protein MSKPKEADRATVVRSTQVRTKLKGDNSWCKTPRETEGEPQEEKPWLAEVRARRANGAPTETSPVTSPVKSTPPPIAAKPETERATAPGYRTRGVFTQPDKSVTAPTSNGFSQTTQFNKKPSDSYKRIAPHTVRPTSENQAGQLSSEEQEKRTEAASNVLRKSSARQRSYVLSAAKKFESQPPDTTVVNNTVSFVATRVEITDEDENAPVSAVQPSPVVPAASAASAPEPSPWKTVNTSAKTAVDVTVTEPVAPKLPAVTPAPVKEAPPPASVSNKDLFEDAKPGSTKVATPLPELIAECIEAASSKAASEVSDVSREADKLPIDHTLPSKLPKWPPPKPTPDDSDDADDSEPAAPALRPAVSPPAASPAPLAPAPVVPAPVAPAPVARTPISPTRVAPAPKSPAPVAPAAVSPTPISPNPISPAPVARTPISPTPISPAPVARTPVSPTPISPTPISPTPVARTPLSTTTAITVNTEPKPESKYEPKPASEWKPSSKPSSGVDTLAALSDTLISFDTESSSTRNDEPALAKEEAGSKETRTTESRAEQDDDDEDSDDAEENYKYDDNDSDTDSDKSDNSDEGGCDGVSDRSRSDPSSSDEEEELVAPVPPNPARSPWSQELLSELRSEIAPQKTSGTLDLLTDEVTLINPESRSLSVQREEEKQTDETAKETQSKEDNADPWSSRVRTTITEWSSADPFDPYPIGTTSPNSSSDLLKPLSSISINRESSTEYQKPAPEIRMSSNTLESLADDIIPIDTATTRISTHRSWTRTSETSTPLRAGTDESQEEEGQVENTQTMIKFERKSSENDSPWDRWTSPTVYNITSTTAEDEQEEEESLGESHTVTTITTIREMHSELEPVMDRYESYSRTVIRDEPRAPSPEPEPKKGFVYLKEYVNATEMSALNSRDGLDSESDYLTSSSLNYSYGSPSYSGAPLSSSCTYCGQQVGEDSKITIEHLGINCHPACFKCGVCSRLMGDLLHSMFLHGGKVHCESCYSKV
- the znf185 gene encoding zinc finger protein 185 isoform X5, whose product is MSKPKEADRATVVRSTQVRTKLKGDNSWCKTPRETEGEPQEEKPWLAEVRARRANGAPTETSPVTSPVKSTPPPIAAKPETERATAPGYRTRGVFTQPDKSVTAPTSNGFSQTTQFNKKPSDSYKRIAPHTVRPTSENQAGQLSSEEQEKRTEAASNVLRKSSARQRSYVLSAAKKFESQPPDTTVVNNTVSFVATRVEITDEDENAPVSAVQPSPVVPAASAASAPEPSPWKTVNTSAKTAVDVTVTEPVAPKLPAVTPAPVKEAPPPASVSNKDLFEDAKPGSTKVATPLPELIAECIEAASSKAASEVSDVSREADKLPIDHTLPSKLPKWPPPKPTPDDSDDADDSEPAAPALRPAVSPPAASPAPLAPAPVVPAPVAPAPVARTPISPTRVAPAPKSPAPVAPAAVSPTPISPNPISPAPVARTPISPTPISPTPISPTPISPTPVARTPLSTTTAITVNTEPKPESKYEPKPASEWKPSSKPSSGVDTLAALSDTLISFDTESSSTRNDEPALAKEEAGSKETRTTESRAEQDDDDEDSDDAEENYKYDDNDSDTDSDKSDNSDEGGCDGVSDRSRSDPSSSDEEEELVAPVPPNPARSPWSQELLSELRSEIAPQKTSGTLDLLTDEVTLINPESRSLSVQREEEKQTDETAKETQSKEDNADPWSSRVRTTITEWSSADPFDPYPIGTTSPNSSSDLLKPLSSISINRESSTEYQKPAPEIRMSSNTLESLADDIIPIDTATTRISTHRSWTRTSETSTPLRAGTDESQEEEGQVENTQTMIKFERKSSENDSPWDRWTSPTVYNITSTTAEDEQEEEESLGESHTVTTITTIREMHSELEPVMDRYESYSRTVIRDEPRAPSPEPEPKKGFVYLKEYVNATEMSALNSRDGLDSESDYLTSSSLNYSYGSPSYSGAPLSSSCTYCGQQVGEDSKITIEHLGINCHPACFKCGVCSRLMGDLLHSMFLHGGKVHCESCYSKV
- the znf185 gene encoding zinc finger protein 185 isoform X3 gives rise to the protein MSKPKEADRATVVRSTQVRTKLKGDNSWCKTPRETEGEPQEEKPWLAEVRARRANGAPTETSPVTSPVKSTPPPIAAKPETERATAPGYRTRGVFTQPDKSVTAPTSNGFSQTTQFNKKPSDSYKRIAPHTVRPTSENQAGQLSSEEQEKRTEAASNVLRKSSARQRSYVLSAAKKFESQPPDTTVVNNTVSFVATRVEITDEDENAPVSAVQPSPVVPAASAASAPEPSPWKTVNTSAKTAVDVTVTEPVAPKLPAVTPAPVKEAPPPASVSNKDLFEDAKPGSTKVATPLPELIAECIEAASSKAASEVSDVSREADKLPIDHTLPSKLPKWPPPKPTPDDSDDADDSEPAAPALRPAVSPPAASPAPLAPAPVVPAPVAPAPVARTPISPTRVAPAPKSPAPVAPAAVSPTPISPNPISPAPVARTPISPTPISPNPISPAPVARTPVSPTPISPTPISPTPISPTPVARTPLSTTTAITVNTEPKPESKYEPKPASEWKPSSKPSSGVDTLAALSDTLISFDTESSSTRNDEPALAKEEAGSKETRTTESRAEQDDDDEDSDDAEENYKYDDNDSDTDSDKSDNSDEGGCDGVSDRSRSDPSSSDEEEELVAPVPPNPARSPWSQELLSELRSEIAPQKTSGTLDLLTDEVTLINPESRSLSVQREEEKQTDETAKETQSKEDNADPWSSRVRTTITEWSSADPFDPYPIGTTSPNSSSDLLKPLSSISINRESSTEYQKPAPEIRMSSNTLESLADDIIPIDTATTRISTHRSWTRTSETSTPLRAGTDESQEEEGQVENTQTMIKFERKSSENDSPWDRWTSPTVYNITSTTAEDEQEEEESLGESHTVTTITTIREMHSELEPVMDRYESYSRTVIRDEPRAPSPEPEPKKGFVYLKEYVNATEMSALNSRDGLDSESDYLTSSSLNYSYGSPSYSGAPLSSSCTYCGQQVGEDSKITIEHLGINCHPACFKCGVCSRLMGDLLHSMFLHGGKVHCESCYSKV
- the znf185 gene encoding zinc finger protein 185 isoform X1 — protein: MSKPKEADRATVVRSTQVRTKLKGDNSWCKTPRETEGEPQEEKPWLAEVRARRANGAPTETSPVTSPVKSTPPPIAAKPETERATAPGYRTRGVFTQPDKSVTAPTSNGFSQTTQFNKKPSDSYKRIAPHTVRPTSENQAGQLSSEEQEKRTEAASNVLRKSSARQRSYVLSAAKKFESQPPDTTVVNNTVSFVATRVEITDEDENAPVSAVQPSPVVPAASAASAPEPSPWKTVNTSAKTAVDVTVTEPVAPKLPAVTPAPVKEAPPPASVSNKDLFEDAKPGSTKVATPLPELIAECIEAASSKAASEVSDVSREADKLPIDHTLPSKLPKWPPPKPTPDDSDDADDSEPAAPALRPAVSPPAASPAPLAPAPVVPAPVAPAPVARTPISPTRVAPAPKSPAPVAPAAVSPTPISPNPISPAPVARTPISPTPISPNPISPAPVARTPVSPTPISPTPISPAPISPAPVARTPVSPTPISPTPISPTPVARTPLSTTTAITVNTEPKPESKYEPKPASEWKPSSKPSSGVDTLAALSDTLISFDTESSSTRNDEPALAKEEAGSKETRTTESRAEQDDDDEDSDDAEENYKYDDNDSDTDSDKSDNSDEGGCDGVSDRSRSDPSSSDEEEELVAPVPPNPARSPWSQELLSELRSEIAPQKTSGTLDLLTDEVTLINPESRSLSVQREEEKQTDETAKETQSKEDNADPWSSRVRTTITEWSSADPFDPYPIGTTSPNSSSDLLKPLSSISINRESSTEYQKPAPEIRMSSNTLESLADDIIPIDTATTRISTHRSWTRTSETSTPLRAGTDESQEEEGQVENTQTMIKFERKSSENDSPWDRWTSPTVYNITSTTAEDEQEEEESLGESHTVTTITTIREMHSELEPVMDRYESYSRTVIRDEPRAPSPEPEPKKGFVYLKEYVNATEMSALNSRDGLDSESDYLTSSSLNYSYGSPSYSGAPLSSSCTYCGQQVGEDSKITIEHLGINCHPACFKCGVCSRLMGDLLHSMFLHGGKVHCESCYSKV
- the znf185 gene encoding zinc finger protein 185 isoform X2, which encodes MSKPKEADRATVVRSTQVRTKLKGDNSWCKTPRETEGEPQEEKPWLAEVRARRANGAPTETSPVTSPVKSTPPPIAAKPETERATAPGYRTRGVFTQPDKSVTAPTSNGFSQTTQFNKKPSDSYKRIAPHTVRPTSENQAGQLSSEEQEKRTEAASNVLRKSSARQRSYVLSAAKKFEVEITDEDENAPVSAVQPSPVVPAASAASAPEPSPWKTVNTSAKTAVDVTVTEPVAPKLPAVTPAPVKEAPPPASVSNKDLFEDAKPGSTKVATPLPELIAECIEAASSKAASEVSDVSREADKLPIDHTLPSKLPKWPPPKPTPDDSDDADDSEPAAPALRPAVSPPAASPAPLAPAPVVPAPVAPAPVARTPISPTRVAPAPKSPAPVAPAAVSPTPISPNPISPAPVARTPISPTPISPNPISPAPVARTPVSPTPISPTPISPAPISPAPVARTPVSPTPISPTPISPTPVARTPLSTTTAITVNTEPKPESKYEPKPASEWKPSSKPSSGVDTLAALSDTLISFDTESSSTRNDEPALAKEEAGSKETRTTESRAEQDDDDEDSDDAEENYKYDDNDSDTDSDKSDNSDEGGCDGVSDRSRSDPSSSDEEEELVAPVPPNPARSPWSQELLSELRSEIAPQKTSGTLDLLTDEVTLINPESRSLSVQREEEKQTDETAKETQSKEDNADPWSSRVRTTITEWSSADPFDPYPIGTTSPNSSSDLLKPLSSISINRESSTEYQKPAPEIRMSSNTLESLADDIIPIDTATTRISTHRSWTRTSETSTPLRAGTDESQEEEGQVENTQTMIKFERKSSENDSPWDRWTSPTVYNITSTTAEDEQEEEESLGESHTVTTITTIREMHSELEPVMDRYESYSRTVIRDEPRAPSPEPEPKKGFVYLKEYVNATEMSALNSRDGLDSESDYLTSSSLNYSYGSPSYSGAPLSSSCTYCGQQVGEDSKITIEHLGINCHPACFKCGVCSRLMGDLLHSMFLHGGKVHCESCYSKV